Genomic DNA from Candidatus Angelobacter sp.:
GAACCAAAAGAATAACATCATTGCTCCGGTCAAAAACTCCTTTCCGGTGCCTTTAGCGGGTGTCAGAATATCACCCAGCTTTCGTTTGTTCCCCGTATAGAGGTTCGGAACCGTTATTTCAGTTACCCAAAAGCGCTCAGGAAGAATCTTCTCCAACGTCTGGATCTCCGTTGGCGTCAACCTATTACCCTTGTCGTCCTCCACGGTTTTCATAATCCCCAAATACTCTTGCCTTTTGCAAAGCAGAGTACGGCAGACCAATCGTTGGCTGGCGTCGTGAGTCGGTTTGCATTCGTGTGTTTCGTGTTTCAGCAGGTGCAACCAACGGTTTTGCGGTGTCGGATCCGTAAGTCGGACCAGTTTTTCCGCCAATCCAGCGGCCGCCTGTTCCGCACCGTAACCGGAAATCGTAACGTCGGGCGGGACTAGGCCGATGGCGAGGGCGGCATGCAAATTCGGGTTGTGTTTAGGGACAAGAATATTCCGAATGGATTCTGCGGGCAGTGTGACGTACATGCCAAAATTATCATCGTTCACTATGAAGTGATCAGCCCAGGCTGAAGTCGAAATGTAGGGTGTAATAGGAAATGCGCCGTAACCAAGTCTTGCTTCCGGAGTCCACCTGTCCGAGTTCAGCGTGTGCCCAAGCACCGCCAGCACGTGCGCCGTGGCAGGGTTATGCACCCCAAGGATTGTTGGGCAACCGGATTCAATAAGTGGATAGATGAAAGCTTCGTAGTCAATGTCCGGATTGAGGTCGAATTCAGCTACATGCTCCTTCCAACCCAATTTGTTGACGATACATACAATCTGTTCAGTGGAAAGTCCGACCGAGTGCGCCTCAGGAGAATATTTTCCGATTCGCTTGCCCTCAGCCTCTGAATGATCAATACCCAGTTGGTCGTTGATAAACTTATTTGTAAGCTTTGGTCCTGTGAAGGCGGGTGAGCTATTGATTCCCATCCGTAGCGCAGCATGTGCGCAGACGTGCGTGAGATCATTTTGCTGGCAGAAAAAAGAACCGTTTACGCGGAACGTTAAATTCTCTTTGGCTTTTCCTATTACCGTTTCAAATTCTCTACACGAATGAAGATAGTAATTTGTGACAGCATTGGCTTGCACGCCGGCTGATTCAGTTGGTGTCCAAAGGCTGGGAAAGCGAATCACGGATTCCAGGATATACGGCCGTTTAGAATTGTCGGGCAAAGTCAGGGTTATCAGAACCGCGTATCCAAGACACTCCATTCCCGCTAAATTCCGCCATGCCATTGAGGGCGGCCGGTCCCGAAAAAAAGTGAGCCGTAGTGCCGTCAGCGTAACTACCCCCCCGTTCGTACGAGTCACAGTTGCTTGCTTTTCCTCTTCGATTTCCTGATTTGAAGCTAATTCTTCTCTGACAAAACACTGCACCCCCATTTTTCTCATCAGTGAGCAGATCCGATGAAGTGGAGGGTGACCAGAACCGTTACACTCCTTACGGATCAAATCGAAAAACAGTGAGAACCCTGGCCGACAATCAACGACAGTGGGCTCGACCGACGCGAATGCACCTTTCATTCGAAATATATTCAGTACCAAAAAAATCAGCCCGCCAAGCAATTTAGCGGGCTGAATGAAACGTAGCTCCTCGCCAGCTCAAGATCTCAGAGGCTGGCCCAAGACGATGCGCGATTTCGCTGACTTCTCCTGCCAATTCCAGAGAGTTTCCAGCAACGAGACTTCGCGCGCCGTTGGCTTCAATTCCTCCAGCGTCGGCGCCGAGATAAAACCTCGGGCAGACTCCTGAGGCTGTGGACTCGCAGGTTTCACTTCCTGCAAGGTTGCCTGTTTTCTATTCATAACCTTTCTTTTTCATTTACATTGTTCGTCTTGACGGAAATCAGGAGCCGCAAGTTCCAAACAATCTGTTAGGAAGTTTGTTTCAGAAATTGGCAAAAAGCGCGAATTGGTGAAAAATGGAACACTTCAGACGCGATTTCTACGCCTTTCTCCAGATCTCTGTCAATCGGCAACTTACCCGGCAAACAACCGAGTCTTGGAGCATTTTACCAACCAAGAATTCATAAGTAAATAGGGGTTATCCCCACTACCGGCGGCGGGGCGTCTTTACAAGAAAAGTCTCGTGTTTGGAGGGTATTCCAACACCAAGGTATACACGCATTACGCGAGGGGTAATTCAAGCAACTAATCGCAACTTTCAGAATTACTCCATTTTCATTAAGTCCTCTGGTGAAATCTTCCCTCGGAGGGCTTTTTCAGCCACGGTTCGAAGGGCGAAACCCCACGAAGGATTGGTATCCATCAATTTCTTCAAGCTGCTGATGGAGTCTCGCGTATCGTAGCGCTTCAATTCCTCGATTGGAGTTTTGAAGATCTTCGCAAATCTTGCAAGTACCTCATCAGAGGGGTACCTGCGACCGAGTTCAATATCAGATAGAAAAGGGGCAGAAACATCTGAACGGCGGGCAAATTCTCGAATGGAGAGACCTGTTCTCTCACGTGATTGCTTAATAATTTCGCCTAGTGTCGCGGTTTTCATGTTTGTAAGCTAACAAAGCTTACAGTTGTTGTCGAGCCCTTTTTACCGTGCTGTTCCGGCTAAAAAATTGAGACCGTGCATGTCGATTCACAATGGGGCGATCTGGAACGGAGTCTGATCAGAGCG
This window encodes:
- a CDS encoding helix-turn-helix transcriptional regulator, whose translation is MKTATLGEIIKQSRERTGLSIREFARRSDVSAPFLSDIELGRRYPSDEVLARFAKIFKTPIEELKRYDTRDSISSLKKLMDTNPSWGFALRTVAEKALRGKISPEDLMKME